The Euphorbia lathyris chromosome 8, ddEupLath1.1, whole genome shotgun sequence genome has a window encoding:
- the LOC136203724 gene encoding AP2-like ethylene-responsive transcription factor AIL5, with amino-acid sequence MNMDDHHNWLGFSLSNHYQTPPDSSELSLFEAFNTRTTNSVSVVVDRRQDEQDHGKTDLSIFTSTTGPKLEDFLGGGGGSTTGAAPASAPPPSTLVPSGGSGGSGLSDTSCEMLYDSELKTIAASFLRGFAAAATSTAAAAQQNSGAIQKFQQFSESTPRKSVDTFGQRTSIYRGVTRHRWTGRYEAHLWDNSCRREGQSRKGRQVYLGGYDKEEKAARAYDLAALKYWGPTTTTNFPISNYEKELEEMKHMTRQEFVASLRRKSSGFSRGASIYRGVTRHHQHGRWQARIGRVAGNKDLYLGTFSTQEEAAEAYDIAAIKFRGLNAVTNFDMSRYDVKSIANSNLPIGGVSSSRSKNSSDSGSDSKSIEGSRSDDRDLSSASSVTFASSQPPAMSTLSFAMPIKQDPSDHYWSNIFGCQNTSSKNTNADHFLFPTGSAFPSLGMDFNSGNESNNHNNNGVLFNDNSNGYIQQESPSSSLPFATPIGLNSSNSSNYEGNSGYGNWIAQSLHSFPSAKPNISIFQTPIFGME; translated from the exons ATGAACATGGATGATCATCACAACTGGCTCGGTTTCTCCCTCTCTAACCATTATCAAACCCCCCCTGATTCCTCCGAGCTCTCCCTTTTTGAAGCTTTCAATACTAGAACTACTAACTCAG TTAGTGTTGTGGTGGATAGAAGACAAGATGAGCAAGATCATGGAAAGACTGATCTTTCTATATTTACAAGTACTACTGGACCTAAGCTTGAGGATTTTcttggtggtggtggtggttcTACTACCGGAGCTGCACCTGCATCTGCACCGCCACCGTCGACACTAGTTCCGTCAGGGGGTAGTGGTGGTTCTGGGTTGAGTGATACTAGTTGTGAGATGTTATATGACTCTGAGCTTAAAACTATAGCAGCTAGTTTTCTAAGGGGTTTTGCTGCTGCTGCTACTTCTACTGCTGCTGCTGCGCAGCAGAATAGTGGTGCAATCCAGAAATTTCAGCAGTTTTCTGAATCTACTCCGAGGAAATCTGTTGATACTTTTGGACAACGGACTTCTATCTATAGAGGTGTTACCAG ACATAGATGGACAGGAAGATATGAAGCTCATTTATGGGATAATAGCTGCAGAAGGGAAGGCCAGAGTAGAAAAGGGAGGCAAG TTTATTTGG GTGGCTATGATAAAGAGGAGAAAGCCGCAAGGGCTTACGATCTTGCTGCTCTCAAGTATTGGGGTCCGACCACCACTACAAACTTTCCG ATTTCCAACTATGAGAAAGAATTGGAAGAGATGAAGCACATGACAAGGCAAGAATTTGTTGCTTCACTTAGGAG GAAAAGTAGTGGCTTTTCTAGAGGAGCTTCAATTTACAGAGGTGTCACAAG GCACCATCAACATGGTAGATGGCAAGCAAGAATAGGAAGAGTTGCAGGCAATAAAGATCTCTATCTCGGAACTTTCA GCACACAAGAAGAAGCTGCAGAGGCTTATGATATAGCAGCAATCAAGTTCCGAGGCCTAAACGCAGTAACGAACTTCGACATGAGTCGTTACGACGTAAAAAGCATAGCGAACAGCAATCTTCCGATCGGAGGAGTATCCAGCAGCCGGTCTAAGAACTCATCAGACTCAGGTTCAGATAGCAAAAGCATTGAAGGATCGCGATCAGACGATCGCGATCTTTCCTCCGCATCCTCGGTCACATTTGCATCATCTCAACCACCCGCAATGTCTACACTATCCTTCGCAATGCCAATCAAGCAAGATCCATCTGATCATTACTGGTCCAACATTTTCGGATGCCAAAACACTAGCTCAAAGAACACCAATGCTGATCATTTCTTGTTCCCGACGGGGTCTGCTTTTCCGAGTTTGGGCATGGACTTCAACAGCGGAAACGAAAGCAATAATCACAACAACAACGGAGTTCTATTTAATGATAATAGTAATGGTTATATTCAGCAAGAAAGTCCATCAAGTTCTTTGCCATTTGCTACACCTATTGGCCTAAATAGCAGCAATAGCAGTAACTATGAGGGGAATTCTGGTTATGGAAATTGGATTGCACAATCTTTGCATTCTTTTCCATCTGCAAAACCCAACATTTCGATCTTTCAGACGCCAATTTTCGGCATGGAATGA
- the LOC136202979 gene encoding replication protein A 32 kDa subunit B has protein sequence MYRSTEFDGSASAFMGGGFMPSQTTQAPESSFTSSRNRDAKCLLPLTVKQIQELPSNDESNFIIDGVEVTNVTIVGRICQKEDKASEYTFVINDGTGQVECTRWVQERIDIDEVEGIIVGKYVRVVGHLRGLQGRRFLNAFSIRPVTDFNEITSHFIECMYVRFYNSKIRGASASTQPQMANPLMNTPSKGYQSAVSNQPSVYSGADGLNNVGQMILNFLQQPSHLANEDGVHHSVISRQLNIPMNKLTEELQTLVDNGFVYSTIDDDHFKSTANA, from the exons ATGTACCGCAGCACCGAATTCGATGGCAGCGCATCAGCCTTTATGGGCGGCGGTTTTATGCCCTCTCAGACAACCCAGGCTCCGGAATCCTCCTTCACCTCTTCCAGA AATCGTGACGCCAAGTGCTTATTACCACTGACGGTGAAGCAGATTCAGGAGCTACCGAGTAATGATGAATCCAATTTTATCATTGATGGGGTTGAAGTGACCAAT GTTACAATTGTGGGGAGGATATGCCAAAAAGAAGACAAAGCTAGTGAGTATACCTTCGTTATAAATGATGGGACAGGACAGGTTGAATGTACCAGATG GGTTCAAGAACGGATAGACATAGATGAAGTGGAGGGAATCAT AGTTGGAAAATATGTTCGTGTTGTTGGACACTTGAGAGGCCTACAAGGTAGAAGGTTTTTGAATGCCTTCTCCATTAG GCCTGTTACTGACTTCAATGAGATTACAAGCCACTTCATTGAGTGTATGTATGTCCGTTTCTACAATTCAAAAATACGG gGTGCAAGTGCAAGTACTCAACCACAGATGGCAAATCCATTAATGAACACTCCTTCTAAAGGATACCAATCTGCCGTCTCAAATCAA CCTTCTGTCTATTCAGGTGCTGATGGATTGAACAATGTTGGTCAGATGATATTAAATTTTCTGCAGCAGCCTTCACATCT TGCTAACGAGGATGGTGTACACCATAGCGTCATTTCCCGTCAGCTAAACATTCCGATGAATAAGCTAAC GGAAGAATTACAGACTCTTGTCGACAATGGCTTTGTTTACTCCACAATTGATGACGATCACTTCAAATCAACAGCTAATGCCTGA